The following coding sequences lie in one Peribacillus frigoritolerans genomic window:
- a CDS encoding cache domain-containing sensor histidine kinase, which yields MKTIQSRLLLMLFLFIILPYFLSVFLIYSYTKNSVERHELENSQEQLQKNAEELEQYFDDMINLPYLLYRNPDLFRIFKNGFEDSIYFNPIAMEKSIETFYLMRNEIRQVRFYIDKDKESFTVYNATVSARKPQPDLLNEDPIKQFYSSNSNYMIEPPHQIQNYNDTAIIPQSDDTMVMTFHHKIVDVPSNEYLGIITIDIDLDAYARICNSLVQKDEESVLLLDSHNNVMYANDRSLIGKSVTPDFKKQITGEDIILTKTLSGTLNHWKLVKITPNHVLFDDVRKTAYTNIIVGLIVGLLGLLMIGIISYRITRPIKLLSKKVRTIKGGNMDVPFDDGRKDEIGELEKHMKDMMNRINLHIEREYKLEIENRKNQFRALKSQVNPHFLFNSLQSIGAVALRSNSPKVYQLLTSLSKMMRYSIKANQWVLVRDEVNYIEAYLNLQMERFGNNVNYSIKISEAILDMTIPSMILQPLVENFFKHSYEEGFYHAHLTIYGEIQGEFLHLIVENSGPSLTQAELRILRENIYASLHESTYSHNHIGLKNIYDRLVLNYGSKAGLEVDTYQGQGFSVKIVIPLEFPLANE from the coding sequence GTGAAAACCATTCAAAGTCGCTTATTGTTAATGTTATTTCTTTTTATCATCTTACCGTATTTTCTATCAGTGTTTCTGATTTACAGCTATACAAAAAATAGTGTGGAGAGACATGAGCTTGAAAATAGCCAGGAACAACTTCAGAAAAACGCTGAAGAACTGGAGCAATACTTTGATGACATGATTAATCTTCCCTATCTATTATATCGAAATCCCGATTTATTCCGGATTTTTAAAAATGGTTTTGAAGACTCGATATACTTTAACCCGATTGCGATGGAAAAAAGTATAGAAACCTTTTATCTGATGCGAAACGAAATCCGTCAAGTACGGTTTTATATTGATAAGGATAAAGAATCGTTTACAGTTTATAATGCGACGGTCAGTGCCCGGAAACCTCAACCAGATTTATTAAATGAGGATCCGATAAAACAATTTTATAGCTCTAACTCTAATTACATGATTGAGCCGCCACATCAAATTCAAAATTACAATGACACAGCGATCATTCCCCAGTCGGACGACACAATGGTGATGACTTTTCACCATAAAATAGTCGATGTGCCTTCAAACGAATATCTCGGAATAATTACAATTGATATAGATTTAGATGCCTATGCCCGTATATGTAACAGCCTTGTTCAAAAGGATGAAGAATCTGTACTACTTTTGGATTCGCATAACAATGTCATGTATGCAAATGATCGGTCCCTTATAGGAAAATCCGTTACTCCTGATTTTAAAAAGCAGATTACGGGTGAAGATATTATTTTAACCAAAACATTATCAGGAACACTAAATCATTGGAAATTAGTTAAGATAACCCCTAATCATGTATTATTCGATGATGTCCGGAAGACTGCCTATACAAATATAATCGTTGGACTAATAGTTGGCTTGTTAGGGCTATTAATGATTGGTATTATTTCATACAGAATTACTCGTCCCATTAAACTTCTTAGCAAGAAAGTGAGAACAATAAAAGGTGGAAATATGGATGTCCCCTTTGACGATGGAAGAAAAGACGAAATTGGTGAGTTGGAAAAACATATGAAGGATATGATGAACCGAATCAATCTACACATTGAAAGAGAATATAAACTCGAAATAGAAAATAGAAAAAACCAATTCAGAGCATTAAAATCTCAGGTTAATCCGCATTTCTTATTTAATTCGTTACAATCTATTGGTGCAGTTGCCCTAAGATCTAATTCTCCAAAAGTCTACCAATTATTGACATCACTATCTAAAATGATGCGCTACTCCATTAAGGCAAACCAATGGGTGTTGGTTCGAGATGAAGTGAATTATATAGAAGCATACCTAAACCTTCAAATGGAGCGTTTTGGAAACAATGTGAACTATTCTATTAAAATAAGCGAGGCGATCCTTGATATGACGATTCCAAGTATGATTCTTCAGCCCCTCGTTGAAAACTTCTTTAAACACAGTTATGAAGAAGGTTTCTATCATGCTCATTTAACTATTTATGGAGAAATACAAGGAGAATTTTTACACCTCATCGTTGAAAATTCGGGTCCTAGTTTGACTCAGGCGGAGCTTCGAATATTAAGAGAAAATATATACGCGTCCCTACATGAAAGCACATATTCACATAATCATATCGGTCTGAAAAATATTTATGATCGTTTAGTTCTAAATTATGGATCAAAAGCAGGCCTGGAAGTGGATACGTATCAAGGACAAGGATTTTCCGTTAAAATAGTGATTCCACTAGAATTTCCGCTTGCTAATGAATAG
- a CDS encoding alpha/beta hydrolase — protein MEVNQRKINSNEKEITYTHIENGSPAVCFMFSGAGYTYEKPLFYYSTMIMLQNQFDVVHIHYAYDQDIFKHPLVDITKVIVNDINPVITEVLQNHEYKGTVFLGKSLGTIPIINGIMKSERFLNAKMILLTPLLKFDAIFEGLLSSNHSAHIVIGEKDHHYIPGKIEMIESKTNISMDKIPNANHSLDSEPLNTSRSIIMLEGVMNRMEEFLKG, from the coding sequence ATGGAGGTTAACCAAAGAAAAATAAATAGTAATGAAAAAGAAATTACATACACACATATTGAAAACGGAAGTCCAGCCGTTTGTTTTATGTTTTCAGGTGCGGGATACACGTATGAGAAGCCGTTATTCTATTATTCGACGATGATTATGCTTCAAAATCAGTTTGATGTCGTACATATTCATTACGCTTATGACCAGGATATTTTCAAGCATCCATTGGTAGATATCACAAAAGTGATCGTTAATGATATCAATCCCGTCATTACGGAAGTACTTCAAAATCATGAATATAAAGGAACAGTATTTCTAGGCAAATCACTTGGCACCATACCCATCATCAACGGAATCATGAAAAGTGAGCGGTTTTTGAATGCCAAAATGATATTGCTTACGCCGCTATTGAAGTTCGATGCGATTTTTGAAGGATTATTAAGCAGCAATCATTCAGCACATATAGTTATAGGAGAAAAGGATCATCATTATATTCCAGGTAAAATTGAAATGATTGAAAGTAAAACGAATATAAGCATGGATAAAATCCCAAATGCCAACCATTCCTTGGATAGTGAACCTTTGAATACTTCAAGGTCGATTATCATGCTTGAAGGTGTAATGAATAGAATGGAAGAGTTTTTAAAGGGATAG
- a CDS encoding glycoside hydrolase family 32 protein, with translation MALLILGLFTAGLLVYLIKSTLPVKHEEESYRANYHFTVPDKWKNDPQRPIFIDGEYHYFYLYNGDYPDGNGTEWRHSTSEDLVHWSDQGIAIPKYTNDNGDPWSGSVVVDKENTAGFGKDALVAIVTQPSKDGGKQEQFLWYSTDNGKTFTSYSDDPIISNPGTKDFRDPKIIWDDNDQKWIMVMAEGTKIGFYKSHNLKDWQYMSSFVTKNIGIVECPDLYMLRADDGTLKWVLGVSANGQSNGKPNTYAYWTGSFDGMEFFPDSNEPQWLDHGFDWYGGVTFEDGTESDKYNKRYALAWMNNWAYVDNTPTLKEGFNGMDSIVRQIGLKHAGNNLYYLSSQPIEALKELTSSTDSYEQIEVNGSKTLDIKGDVYQLETDINWSDINNVGLRLRESADQTRHIDVGIFAEENYSYVNRTFTEHPDESNQYIKSIAPYDASKKHVHLKILIDKTSIEVFVDDGKIAYSNLIFPEFDDKGISLFSEGGKAVFHNIKIKHLDSIN, from the coding sequence TTGGCTCTATTAATACTTGGATTGTTTACTGCCGGATTATTAGTCTATTTAATCAAATCAACTTTACCAGTAAAGCATGAAGAGGAATCGTATCGAGCTAACTACCATTTCACTGTACCTGACAAATGGAAAAACGATCCTCAGAGGCCGATTTTCATTGATGGAGAGTACCATTACTTTTACCTCTATAATGGGGATTATCCGGATGGAAATGGAACAGAATGGCGTCATTCAACCTCAGAGGACTTGGTGCATTGGAGTGATCAAGGGATAGCCATTCCGAAATATACCAATGATAATGGAGATCCATGGTCGGGATCAGTCGTTGTGGACAAAGAAAATACGGCAGGCTTTGGAAAAGATGCTCTTGTGGCAATTGTTACGCAGCCCTCCAAGGATGGCGGTAAACAGGAACAATTTCTATGGTATAGTACGGACAACGGTAAAACATTTACCTCCTACAGTGATGATCCCATCATCTCAAATCCTGGAACGAAAGATTTTAGAGATCCAAAAATCATCTGGGATGACAATGATCAAAAATGGATAATGGTCATGGCTGAGGGAACAAAAATAGGTTTTTATAAATCTCACAACCTAAAAGATTGGCAGTATATGAGCAGTTTTGTCACGAAAAACATTGGTATTGTAGAGTGCCCTGACCTTTATATGTTACGGGCGGATGACGGGACTTTAAAATGGGTACTTGGTGTCAGTGCTAATGGGCAATCGAATGGTAAACCAAACACATACGCCTATTGGACTGGAAGCTTTGATGGAATGGAATTCTTCCCAGATTCCAATGAACCGCAATGGTTAGATCATGGCTTCGATTGGTATGGTGGAGTTACATTTGAAGATGGGACAGAAAGCGATAAATATAACAAACGGTATGCCCTCGCTTGGATGAATAATTGGGCCTATGTCGATAATACTCCGACCCTAAAAGAGGGCTTTAATGGAATGGATTCCATCGTTCGCCAAATCGGGCTAAAACATGCAGGCAACAACCTATATTATTTATCTTCACAACCTATCGAAGCATTGAAAGAATTGACGAGTTCAACGGATTCTTATGAACAAATTGAAGTGAATGGCTCCAAAACTCTAGATATAAAAGGTGATGTATATCAATTGGAGACGGATATCAATTGGTCAGACATAAACAATGTAGGCTTAAGGCTTCGGGAATCAGCAGATCAAACACGCCACATCGACGTAGGAATTTTTGCAGAAGAAAACTACTCTTATGTCAATCGAACTTTTACCGAACACCCTGACGAAAGTAATCAATATATTAAAAGCATCGCTCCATATGATGCTAGCAAGAAACATGTTCACTTAAAGATCCTCATTGATAAAACAAGTATTGAAGTGTTTGTGGATGATGGAAAGATTGCATATTCAAATTTAATATTCCCTGAATTTGATGATAAAGGAATATCCCTCTTCTCAGAGGGAGGCAAAGCGGTCTTTCATAATATTAAGATCAAACACCTCGATTCGATTAATTGA
- a CDS encoding response regulator gives MKALIVDDEFNVRDVIRHLGQWEKYGINQLLEASNGDDAKRMIEKESPEIIFTDVKMPGMSGMELIEWLDSISYPGKVILISGFDDYSFMRKAIQFSSFDYLLKPIEADAFNKTLEEAVKSWANEEEVRANEDTGVYEDVKRFRSNQLVTAACMGEHFDKNDIESYVPKADGYTLTLISFYQMHHPVPYIQLLADELVERKIGNAFALQNDHNLCLVITIPDHWLSVEEWISHQFDIPVRLVCGESLESLGEIHNSFKSLQKAMKNQNFRSIHRLDDLDVARRIEDIVSYVEKYYMEELSLEKLSNVFFLSREHISRKFKQKTGMLLSKYITKLRTDQAKRWLRETEKSIYSISLMLGYQDEKYFSKLFKKVVGMTPFEYRNGEKNADQK, from the coding sequence GTGAAAGCTTTAATTGTCGATGATGAGTTCAATGTACGTGACGTAATACGCCATTTAGGGCAGTGGGAAAAATATGGTATCAACCAACTATTAGAAGCAAGTAATGGTGATGATGCAAAAAGAATGATAGAGAAGGAAAGTCCTGAAATCATCTTTACGGACGTGAAAATGCCTGGAATGAGCGGTATGGAACTAATCGAGTGGCTAGATTCCATTTCTTATCCTGGTAAAGTGATTTTAATTTCGGGTTTTGACGACTATTCATTTATGCGTAAAGCAATTCAGTTTAGCAGCTTCGATTATTTGTTGAAACCGATTGAAGCTGATGCATTTAACAAAACACTGGAAGAAGCCGTTAAATCATGGGCGAATGAAGAGGAAGTTCGTGCTAATGAAGATACCGGCGTATATGAAGATGTTAAAAGGTTTCGGAGTAATCAATTAGTTACTGCCGCTTGTATGGGGGAACACTTCGACAAAAACGATATTGAGTCATATGTTCCAAAAGCAGACGGATACACCCTTACATTAATTTCCTTTTATCAAATGCACCATCCTGTCCCCTACATTCAGTTACTTGCTGACGAACTTGTTGAGCGGAAAATCGGAAATGCATTTGCGCTTCAGAATGATCATAATCTTTGTCTAGTGATCACCATACCTGACCATTGGTTATCCGTTGAAGAATGGATCAGTCATCAATTTGATATTCCTGTTCGCCTTGTTTGTGGCGAGTCCTTGGAATCATTAGGGGAGATCCACAATTCTTTTAAGTCATTACAAAAAGCAATGAAAAATCAAAACTTCAGATCCATCCACCGTTTGGATGACTTGGATGTTGCACGCCGCATAGAAGACATAGTTTCATATGTTGAAAAATATTACATGGAAGAATTGAGTTTAGAAAAGCTATCGAATGTATTCTTCTTAAGTCGCGAACATATCTCAAGAAAGTTCAAACAAAAAACCGGAATGCTCCTGTCCAAATACATCACTAAACTAAGAACTGACCAAGCAAAACGCTGGTTAAGAGAAACCGAAAAAAGTATTTACTCCATCTCTTTAATGCTCGGCTATCAGGATGAGAAATACTTTTCAAAACTATTCAAAAAAGTGGTTGGCATGACACCATTCGAGTACCGAAACGGTGAAAAGAATGCAGATCAGAAGTAA
- a CDS encoding ABC transporter substrate-binding protein codes for MKKEILNIFLIGILSLSLCACQTKTESGTKKPEISERKITLNVRNPKVEISTQFEQMVIAYEKENPNVDIKVHTVGGAMDNLADLKAKMATGNGPDIFTNSGYENAKQWSEYLEDLSDQPWVEHAYEDALTPMKFDGKIHGMPVNLEGYGFIYNKDIFNKEGIDELPKTLTELIAVAEKLQKAGVTPFATGYYEEWKLGDHLMNVGFTEQEDPPAFIKGLNDGTETIYNNQKFNDLINLLDVTLKYGNNNPLTTDYNMEVNLFTSKNAAIIQQGNWIQPMIDQQSPNMNIGFMPIPINDQPKKEALMVGVPNYWVVNKQATPEKKKEAKRFLNWMVSSEQGKMFLTERFKFIPAFTNIEADNLGPLADETIQYYKEGKTLYSNWYDFPVGIREEFGAAMQLYVGNKLNRGQLLHEFQRSWERASSE; via the coding sequence ATGAAAAAAGAGATACTAAACATATTTTTAATCGGAATATTGAGCCTATCACTTTGTGCATGTCAAACAAAGACCGAGAGCGGAACAAAAAAACCGGAAATTTCAGAGCGAAAAATCACTTTGAATGTAAGGAATCCGAAAGTTGAAATTTCTACACAGTTCGAACAAATGGTGATTGCTTATGAAAAAGAAAATCCAAATGTAGATATAAAGGTTCACACGGTTGGTGGGGCTATGGATAACCTTGCTGATTTGAAAGCAAAAATGGCCACTGGCAATGGTCCTGATATTTTCACAAACAGCGGATACGAAAATGCCAAACAGTGGAGTGAATATTTAGAGGATCTTTCTGACCAACCCTGGGTTGAACATGCATATGAAGATGCGTTAACCCCCATGAAATTCGATGGGAAAATTCATGGGATGCCGGTTAATCTGGAAGGGTACGGATTCATCTATAATAAGGATATATTTAATAAGGAAGGAATCGATGAATTACCCAAAACGCTGACTGAATTAATAGCAGTTGCTGAAAAATTGCAAAAAGCAGGGGTTACTCCTTTTGCAACTGGATATTATGAAGAGTGGAAATTGGGTGACCACTTAATGAATGTCGGTTTTACAGAGCAAGAAGATCCACCGGCTTTTATAAAAGGCCTAAATGATGGAACTGAAACAATATATAATAATCAAAAATTCAATGATCTAATCAATTTGTTGGATGTAACATTAAAGTATGGAAACAATAACCCGCTAACAACAGATTACAACATGGAAGTGAATCTATTCACTTCAAAAAATGCAGCGATTATTCAACAAGGAAACTGGATACAGCCGATGATCGATCAACAATCACCGAATATGAACATCGGATTTATGCCAATACCAATAAATGATCAACCTAAAAAGGAAGCCTTGATGGTCGGCGTACCGAATTATTGGGTTGTAAACAAACAAGCCACACCAGAAAAGAAGAAAGAAGCGAAGAGATTTTTAAATTGGATGGTTTCTTCTGAACAAGGCAAAATGTTTTTGACAGAACGCTTTAAATTCATACCTGCTTTCACTAACATTGAAGCTGACAATTTAGGACCTCTTGCTGATGAAACAATTCAGTATTATAAAGAAGGAAAAACATTATACTCAAACTGGTATGATTTCCCTGTAGGAATAAGAGAAGAATTTGGGGCTGCCATGCAACTATATGTAGGAAACAAGCTTAATCGTGGTCAATTACTGCACGAGTTTCAGAGGTCATGGGAAAGGGCGTCAAGCGAATAA
- a CDS encoding glycoside hydrolase family 68 protein has protein sequence MNLNRLAKQATVITLSTVILLGGSRSEAFAAPKDPLDHNEKYGTSQITRYDMQKMINQQGDEKFTVPKFDESTIKNIPSAKKYDKSGNLIDMDVWDTWPLQNADGTVAEYKGYHIVFGLAGDPENGSDTFIYLFYKKVGETSIDAWKNAGRVFDDNDKNVPNDPYLKNQAEEWSGSATFTSDGEVRLFYTNRGQFSPDSKQYGKQTLTTAQVNLSESGANTLQVDGVEDYKSIYEGGDSKFYQSHDKAFGDENFSDNHTLRDPHYIEDNGRKYLVFEANTGTEYGYQGEESLYNRAYYGNSNKFFQAEKDKLLQSSKKGLAELANGAIGIIEINDDYTLKNEMKPLIVSNTVTDEIERPNIFEKDGKWYLFTSTRGSKMTIDGIDDKDIYMLGYVANSLTGPYKPLNKTGIVLHQDLDPYDITWTYAHYAIPQPESDNVVITSYMTNRGYFKDHKSTFAPSFSLNIKGPNTAVIEDSIQEQGQLTNNQ, from the coding sequence ATGAACCTTAACAGGCTTGCCAAACAAGCAACAGTAATAACACTTAGTACAGTTATCTTATTAGGAGGCAGTCGCTCAGAAGCTTTCGCGGCACCAAAAGACCCATTAGATCACAATGAAAAGTATGGCACTTCACAAATCACTCGTTACGACATGCAAAAAATGATTAATCAACAAGGCGATGAAAAGTTTACAGTTCCCAAGTTTGACGAATCAACAATAAAAAACATTCCCTCAGCAAAAAAGTATGACAAATCAGGAAATTTAATTGATATGGATGTATGGGATACCTGGCCATTACAAAACGCTGATGGTACAGTGGCAGAATATAAGGGCTATCATATCGTATTTGGATTAGCTGGAGACCCTGAAAATGGTAGTGACACGTTCATTTACTTGTTCTACAAAAAAGTTGGAGAAACATCCATTGATGCTTGGAAAAATGCTGGCAGAGTATTTGATGATAATGATAAAAATGTTCCAAATGATCCTTATTTAAAAAATCAAGCAGAAGAGTGGTCCGGTTCTGCAACCTTCACGTCTGATGGAGAAGTTCGCTTATTCTATACAAATCGCGGACAGTTTTCACCAGATTCTAAGCAATACGGTAAACAAACATTAACAACAGCTCAAGTAAACTTATCTGAGTCAGGTGCCAATACATTGCAAGTGGATGGCGTAGAAGATTACAAATCCATCTATGAAGGCGGAGACAGCAAGTTTTATCAATCACATGATAAAGCTTTCGGCGATGAAAATTTTAGTGATAATCATACATTGAGAGATCCACACTATATTGAAGACAATGGTCGTAAATACCTTGTTTTTGAAGCGAATACTGGGACTGAATATGGTTACCAAGGAGAAGAATCCCTTTACAACAGGGCTTACTATGGCAACAGCAATAAATTCTTCCAAGCTGAAAAGGATAAACTTCTGCAAAGCTCTAAAAAAGGTTTAGCTGAATTAGCAAACGGTGCCATTGGCATTATTGAAATAAACGATGATTATACATTAAAAAACGAAATGAAACCCTTGATTGTTTCGAATACAGTAACAGATGAAATTGAACGTCCTAACATATTTGAAAAAGACGGAAAATGGTATTTATTCACAAGTACAAGAGGATCAAAAATGACCATTGATGGAATTGATGATAAAGATATTTACATGTTAGGCTACGTGGCAAATTCTTTAACTGGCCCATACAAACCGTTAAATAAAACAGGAATTGTCTTACACCAAGATCTTGATCCTTATGATATTACTTGGACATATGCTCATTATGCTATCCCACAACCGGAAAGCGATAATGTAGTTATCACAAGTTACATGACAAATAGAGGTTATTTTAAAGACCATAAATCTACCTTTGCCCCAAGTTTTTCACTTAACATCAAAGGGCCAAATACAGCTGTGATAGAAGATAGTATTCAGGAACAGGGTCAACTAACGAATAACCAATAA
- a CDS encoding SulP family inorganic anion transporter translates to MIGSSRLEGYNLGHFQKDLVAGVVVGIVAIPLAMAFAIASGVRPEYGLYTSIIAGIMVSLFGGSKYQIAGPTGAFVPVLFGVVMQYGYEKLLIAGFLAGIMIFLMGVFKLGRFIKFIPRPVTIGFTAGIAVIIFSGQIANFFGLSNLKKEEAFLLNMKEIILNFNTVNIYSVLVAIISLTLVILTPKYLPKIPGALLGLIVSTLVASLFFPGQVATIGSAYGAIPNALPHFQFPHITGGLVIELLPAALVIAMLGGIESLLSAVVADGMTNSKHNSNKELMGQGLTNMITPLFGGIPATGAIARTATNIKNGAVSPISGLIHGLVVLLVLVSLAPYASAIPLASMAPILMFVAWNMSERKEFSHILKAKTMDSVVLIVTFVLTVLIDLTTGVGIGLLLAILSFVKLMSGTLKLSKVLPDPADKLVKPEMVQQGSSCPQINMYTIEGPLFFGTIERLQEEIEEIMRSKPKVLLLRMSNVPFIDTSGEALLTDIVKQFKFHNLQVLISGIQQEPKEMLRKTGFIKLVGEEQFFSSTGDAINKALSKLDENRCKGCKQFSFAECTALSQEVPKPALLKQKRKREIGLT, encoded by the coding sequence ATGATAGGTTCTAGCAGGCTTGAAGGATACAACTTAGGCCATTTTCAGAAAGACCTGGTTGCCGGGGTGGTAGTTGGGATTGTAGCGATTCCTTTAGCGATGGCCTTTGCCATTGCTTCCGGAGTAAGACCGGAATATGGACTGTACACATCAATTATTGCAGGAATCATGGTCTCCCTTTTTGGAGGTTCGAAATATCAAATTGCAGGCCCGACTGGCGCCTTTGTCCCGGTACTGTTCGGTGTGGTCATGCAGTACGGATATGAAAAACTGTTAATCGCCGGCTTCCTGGCAGGTATCATGATATTTCTTATGGGTGTCTTCAAACTAGGAAGATTCATCAAGTTTATTCCCCGTCCAGTTACGATCGGCTTTACTGCTGGAATTGCTGTGATTATCTTCTCTGGCCAGATTGCCAATTTCTTTGGACTCAGTAATTTAAAAAAAGAAGAAGCCTTTCTTTTAAATATGAAAGAAATCATATTGAACTTCAATACAGTGAATATCTATAGTGTATTGGTAGCTATCATAAGTTTAACTCTCGTCATATTAACTCCAAAATATTTACCGAAAATCCCTGGAGCATTGCTGGGATTGATTGTATCAACTCTAGTCGCCAGCTTATTCTTTCCAGGTCAGGTAGCGACCATTGGATCGGCTTATGGAGCCATTCCTAATGCATTGCCCCATTTTCAGTTTCCCCATATCACTGGCGGTCTGGTGATTGAACTCCTTCCGGCTGCTTTGGTCATTGCCATGCTTGGAGGAATTGAATCACTCTTATCCGCTGTAGTGGCAGACGGCATGACCAACAGTAAACATAACAGCAACAAAGAGCTGATGGGGCAAGGATTGACCAATATGATTACGCCTTTATTTGGAGGCATTCCGGCTACAGGTGCCATCGCCCGTACCGCAACGAATATTAAAAACGGTGCAGTCTCCCCCATATCAGGCCTGATTCATGGGCTGGTGGTATTGCTGGTGTTAGTCAGTTTGGCCCCTTATGCTTCGGCCATTCCTTTGGCCAGCATGGCCCCCATTCTTATGTTTGTCGCATGGAACATGAGCGAACGCAAAGAATTTTCGCATATCTTAAAAGCAAAAACCATGGACTCGGTCGTATTGATCGTTACCTTCGTGTTAACCGTATTGATTGACCTGACAACAGGTGTCGGGATCGGATTACTATTAGCCATTCTATCGTTCGTTAAACTGATGAGCGGTACATTGAAATTATCAAAGGTATTACCAGATCCAGCTGATAAACTAGTTAAACCAGAAATGGTGCAACAAGGTTCAAGCTGCCCGCAGATTAACATGTATACGATAGAAGGACCTTTATTCTTTGGCACAATCGAAAGGCTGCAAGAAGAAATCGAGGAAATAATGCGATCAAAACCAAAAGTCCTGCTATTAAGAATGAGCAATGTGCCATTTATCGATACATCAGGAGAAGCACTTTTAACCGACATCGTGAAGCAATTCAAGTTTCATAACCTACAAGTGTTGATTTCCGGAATTCAACAGGAACCTAAAGAAATGCTGAGAAAAACCGGATTTATTAAACTGGTTGGTGAGGAACAGTTCTTTTCCAGTACGGGAGATGCCATTAATAAAGCTTTATCCAAACTGGATGAGAACCGTTGTAAAGGGTGTAAACAGTTTTCATTTGCTGAATGTACCGCACTCTCACAGGAAGTTCCAAAGCCTGCGTTATTAAAACAGAAAAGAAAACGGGAGATAGGATTAACTTGA
- the blaOXA gene encoding class D beta-lactamase, producing MKIKVLCFILVLLVTGSMSTIHASANDQKMKELDIGDSFDGVEGTMVLQNLKNDKVFIYNKQRSKVRYTPESTFKVANALIGLQTKTVSDEYEVKRWDGVIREFEDWNRDHTLASAMRHSVIWYYQAMARDIGAENMQQYVNLLDYGNHDISGGIDQFWLDSSIKISAREQVQFIENLVEEKLPIDKQHMRTVKRIMINEEANSYVLHGKTGTRLSDMGLGWYVGYIETDKGKWAFATNLDGSGSKAKAITLEALKELDILKE from the coding sequence ATGAAAATCAAAGTGTTATGTTTCATTCTTGTCCTGCTAGTCACTGGTTCCATGAGTACGATTCATGCAAGTGCAAACGATCAAAAGATGAAAGAACTGGATATCGGGGATTCTTTCGATGGTGTGGAAGGCACGATGGTACTCCAAAACTTAAAAAATGATAAAGTATTTATCTATAATAAACAGAGAAGTAAAGTACGCTACACTCCAGAATCGACATTCAAAGTGGCGAATGCATTAATCGGTTTACAGACAAAAACGGTAAGCGATGAATATGAGGTGAAGCGCTGGGATGGGGTAATCAGGGAATTTGAGGATTGGAACAGAGATCATACGCTGGCTTCAGCCATGAGGCATTCAGTGATCTGGTATTATCAAGCAATGGCCCGTGATATCGGGGCGGAAAACATGCAGCAATATGTGAACCTTCTAGATTATGGCAATCATGATATCTCCGGGGGGATCGACCAGTTTTGGCTCGACAGCAGCATAAAGATTTCTGCCCGGGAACAAGTCCAATTCATCGAAAACCTTGTAGAAGAAAAACTGCCTATCGATAAGCAGCATATGAGAACCGTTAAGAGAATCATGATCAATGAAGAAGCAAACTCATATGTCCTCCATGGAAAAACCGGGACACGCCTTTCTGATATGGGATTGGGCTGGTATGTGGGTTACATCGAAACGGACAAAGGAAAATGGGCCTTCGCCACTAACTTGGATGGCAGCGGAAGCAAAGCCAAAGCGATTACGCTTGAAGCCTTGAAAGAGTTGGATATCCTAAAAGAATAA